From the Desulfovibrio sp. JY genome, one window contains:
- a CDS encoding HD domain-containing protein, giving the protein MNTAPEDALPSPELKSYFPVKTLSLRPWGNGRFSVYVRKGSGLVLYASRGAAFSKEQLGRLRSTGTPTVYIHQGELRHYENYLRESLGELLLDESIPLSERAEVWHESAVSLAKCVLEEKLPHSISRARFEQIGKLVRQTVGFLQDPGAVQNVARLVSKGYQEYQHGLAVMVLTSLMLMDRKGFNEALLVKVGVGALLHDVGKLGLPPGLVERRPDSWTPEEETQFRSHPALGVGFCMGLPLPPETMHCILFHHEQEDGRGFPAGLPGAGIPAYVKALCVCNTYDALTRACVWRPAYPPFEALRKMEARKDTLDKAMFKRLIMILADAEILKNGGQAVKEDAPSPEPEAAPKPPANAG; this is encoded by the coding sequence ATGAACACCGCCCCCGAAGACGCCCTCCCGTCCCCGGAACTCAAGTCGTATTTTCCGGTAAAGACCCTCTCCCTGCGCCCCTGGGGCAACGGCCGGTTCTCCGTCTACGTGCGCAAGGGGTCCGGGCTCGTGCTCTACGCCTCGCGCGGGGCCGCCTTCAGCAAGGAACAACTGGGCCGGCTGCGGTCCACGGGCACGCCGACAGTCTACATCCACCAGGGTGAGCTGCGCCATTACGAGAATTACCTGCGCGAAAGCCTCGGCGAACTGCTCCTCGACGAATCCATTCCCCTGTCCGAGCGAGCCGAGGTTTGGCACGAAAGCGCCGTTTCCCTGGCCAAATGCGTGCTCGAGGAAAAGCTACCCCATTCCATAAGCCGCGCCCGGTTCGAACAGATCGGCAAGCTCGTGCGCCAGACCGTGGGCTTTTTACAGGATCCGGGCGCGGTGCAAAACGTGGCCCGGCTGGTTTCCAAGGGCTACCAGGAATACCAGCACGGCCTGGCCGTCATGGTGCTCACCTCGCTTATGCTCATGGACCGCAAGGGCTTTAACGAGGCATTGCTCGTCAAGGTCGGGGTCGGGGCGCTGTTGCACGACGTGGGCAAGCTCGGCCTGCCCCCCGGACTCGTCGAGCGTCGGCCGGACTCCTGGACGCCCGAGGAGGAAACCCAGTTCCGCTCCCATCCGGCGCTCGGGGTCGGATTTTGCATGGGCCTGCCGCTGCCGCCCGAGACCATGCACTGCATTTTATTCCACCACGAGCAGGAGGACGGCCGGGGCTTTCCCGCCGGGCTGCCCGGCGCCGGCATCCCGGCCTACGTCAAGGCGCTTTGCGTCTGCAACACCTACGACGCCCTGACCCGGGCCTGCGTCTGGCGGCCGGCCTATCCGCCCTTCGAGGCCCTGCGCAAGATGGAGGCCCGCAAGGATACCCTGGACAAGGCCATGTTCAAGCGCCTGATCATGATCCTGGC
- a CDS encoding bifunctional acetate--CoA ligase family protein/GNAT family N-acetyltransferase, whose amino-acid sequence MSARSLDALFRPNSVAVIGASADPGHVGAVIMKNLLGGKFLGPVMPVNPAHDAISGVLCYKSVDTLPLTPDLAVIATDPESVPEYLRDLGRRGVGAAVVLPPGWAKLPREAKRALSARMLEAAAPSGLRILGPSGLGLVVPGLGLNCSLATSEAIPGRIAFISQSASLFSAVLDWAGTKGIGFSHILSLGDRVDLKYADILDYMAQDPHTRSILLYIESVTDARSFMSASRAAARNKPVLVIKPGRKLWSIYPPDPSEGRDEVYDEAFRRAGMLRVGEIDALFDAAQTLARSRPLRGDTLAILTNGGSIGIMAADALLEGGGGLANFDAEASESLSALLGPNWLRHGVVDMSFDAAPADYAEALRALLRSPHISAVLVIHVPFPGISADDAASAMADVLAKTNRTVLACWMGYDPASGGALKTLNDAGVPTYETPDQAVSAFVHLLRYRRNQELLMEMPASLPSEFAPDPDAARAVVERAFAEGRLTLTDPEAKEVLGYYGVTAVASQFTEDADDAVAAAEALGYPVAVKIVSPDIPQPFDVGGIALDISGGEAVLEAAEAVRSRALAHVPEAHIEGYVIQEMGKRTGAHEVTIQARVDPVFGPYVIFGQGGIAARVTRDKAVALTPLNMSLARDLIFRTRVAATLKGAAGQPGANIDAICLTLNQISQCVADLERIAAIDLNPILATPEGVQVIGAAIRLTPEAQPNPHRLAIRPYPRELEECVTLKSGRHVMLRPIRPEDEPAHFAFFKHLSPEDLRFRFFGVVRELTHTEMARLTQIDYEREMAFIATAPGDDDAPETLGVVRASTRPDNSSAEFAVIVRSDLKGQGLGRLLMEKIIRYCKERGTRELTGQALMENGGMQGLADKLGFSVVRNYDEEVAEMRLPLNDPGPGEAAPA is encoded by the coding sequence TTGAGCGCCCGAAGCCTTGACGCCCTGTTCCGGCCCAATTCCGTGGCCGTCATTGGCGCCTCCGCCGATCCCGGCCACGTGGGCGCGGTGATCATGAAAAACCTGCTTGGCGGCAAGTTCCTGGGGCCGGTCATGCCGGTCAATCCCGCCCATGACGCCATCTCCGGGGTGCTTTGCTACAAGTCGGTGGACACGCTGCCCCTGACTCCGGACCTCGCCGTCATCGCCACCGATCCGGAGTCCGTGCCGGAATACCTGCGCGACCTCGGCCGCCGGGGCGTGGGCGCGGCCGTGGTGCTGCCTCCGGGCTGGGCCAAGTTGCCGCGCGAGGCCAAGCGCGCCTTAAGCGCCCGCATGCTCGAGGCCGCCGCGCCGTCGGGCCTGCGCATCCTGGGGCCGTCGGGGCTCGGGCTGGTCGTGCCGGGGCTCGGGCTCAACTGTTCCCTGGCCACTTCCGAAGCCATCCCCGGCCGCATCGCCTTTATTTCCCAGTCCGCCTCGCTTTTTTCCGCCGTCCTCGACTGGGCCGGCACCAAGGGCATCGGCTTTTCCCATATTTTGTCGCTTGGCGACCGGGTGGACCTCAAGTACGCCGACATCCTTGACTACATGGCCCAGGACCCGCATACGCGCTCGATCCTGCTCTATATCGAGTCCGTCACCGACGCGCGGTCGTTCATGAGCGCCTCCCGGGCGGCGGCGCGCAACAAGCCGGTGCTGGTGATAAAACCCGGGCGCAAGCTCTGGAGCATCTACCCGCCGGATCCGTCCGAGGGCCGCGACGAGGTCTACGACGAGGCTTTTCGCCGGGCCGGCATGCTGCGCGTGGGCGAAATCGACGCGCTGTTCGACGCCGCCCAGACACTGGCCCGCTCGCGCCCCCTGCGCGGGGACACGCTCGCCATCCTGACCAACGGCGGCTCCATCGGCATCATGGCCGCCGACGCCCTGCTCGAAGGCGGCGGGGGACTCGCCAATTTCGACGCCGAGGCCAGCGAGTCGCTTTCCGCCCTGCTCGGCCCCAACTGGCTGCGCCACGGCGTGGTGGACATGAGCTTCGACGCCGCCCCGGCCGATTACGCCGAAGCCTTGCGGGCGCTTTTGCGCTCGCCGCACATAAGCGCCGTGCTCGTCATCCACGTGCCCTTTCCCGGCATCTCGGCCGACGACGCCGCCTCGGCCATGGCCGATGTGCTGGCCAAGACCAACCGCACGGTGCTGGCCTGCTGGATGGGCTACGACCCGGCTTCGGGCGGGGCGCTGAAGACCTTAAACGACGCCGGCGTGCCCACCTACGAGACGCCGGACCAGGCCGTCTCCGCCTTCGTGCATCTGCTGCGCTACCGCCGCAACCAGGAACTGCTCATGGAGATGCCGGCGAGCCTGCCGAGCGAATTCGCCCCGGACCCGGACGCGGCCAGGGCCGTGGTGGAACGCGCCTTTGCCGAGGGGCGCCTCACGCTGACCGATCCCGAGGCCAAGGAAGTGCTCGGCTACTATGGCGTGACGGCCGTGGCCTCCCAGTTCACCGAAGACGCCGACGACGCCGTGGCCGCCGCCGAGGCCCTGGGCTATCCCGTGGCGGTCAAGATCGTCTCCCCGGACATTCCCCAGCCCTTCGACGTAGGCGGCATCGCCCTGGACATTTCCGGCGGGGAGGCCGTGCTCGAAGCGGCCGAGGCGGTCCGGTCGCGCGCCCTGGCCCATGTGCCCGAGGCCCACATCGAGGGCTACGTGATCCAGGAGATGGGCAAACGGACCGGCGCCCACGAGGTGACCATCCAGGCCCGGGTGGACCCGGTCTTCGGACCGTACGTCATCTTCGGCCAGGGGGGCATCGCCGCCAGGGTGACGCGGGACAAGGCCGTGGCCCTCACCCCGCTCAACATGTCCCTGGCCCGCGACCTCATCTTCCGCACCCGCGTCGCGGCGACGCTCAAGGGCGCGGCCGGCCAGCCCGGCGCGAACATCGACGCCATCTGTCTGACGCTCAACCAGATTTCCCAATGCGTGGCCGACCTGGAGCGCATCGCGGCCATCGACTTGAACCCCATCCTGGCCACGCCCGAAGGCGTGCAGGTCATCGGCGCGGCCATCCGGCTCACCCCGGAGGCGCAGCCCAATCCGCACCGCCTGGCCATCCGGCCCTACCCCCGGGAACTCGAGGAGTGCGTGACCCTCAAATCCGGCCGCCACGTCATGCTGCGCCCCATCCGGCCCGAGGACGAGCCGGCCCATTTCGCCTTTTTCAAGCACCTCTCGCCCGAGGACCTGCGCTTCCGGTTTTTCGGCGTGGTGCGTGAGCTCACCCATACCGAGATGGCCCGGCTGACCCAGATCGACTACGAGCGGGAGATGGCCTTTATCGCCACCGCTCCGGGCGACGACGACGCGCCCGAGACCCTGGGCGTGGTGCGGGCCTCGACAAGGCCGGACAATTCCTCGGCCGAATTCGCGGTCATCGTGCGCTCGGACCTCAAAGGCCAGGGACTCGGGCGGCTGCTCATGGAAAAAATCATCCGCTACTGCAAGGAACGCGGCACGCGGGAGCTGACCGGGCAGGCGCTCATGGAAAACGGCGGCATGCAGGGCCTGGCCGACAAGCTCGGCTTTTCGGTGGTGCGCAACTACGACGAGGAAGTGGCGGAAATGCGGCTGCCCTTAAACGATCCCGGCCCCGGGGAGGCGGCTCCCGCATGA
- a CDS encoding enoyl-CoA hydratase/isomerase family protein: MEVATSLVTDNEFFSSERRDNMLIVRAKPHFVTHARDLKKIDTFFDHLEIIAHTDQVSVVIFVGPHQPSGAGDTLKFFDDFLTSRREDFLIQRLFNLVNNYTVTMAGLNKVTIHADRGHVSFFHLNGALSCDYRIVGEGTLFENAFAELGTVPKGGGGYFLSRLLGGGKAGEVLQWPRFSAEEALDLGIVDKIVPADRIEEEAIKVAHNYREPQVSTMLAIRKLLKSDLGDLRRSLELEDLLILNRVNSPEFKKAMAERRAAREAAGA; this comes from the coding sequence ATGGAAGTCGCCACCAGCTTGGTTACCGACAACGAGTTTTTTTCTTCCGAACGCCGGGACAACATGCTGATCGTGCGGGCCAAGCCCCACTTCGTCACGCACGCCCGGGACCTCAAAAAAATCGACACCTTTTTCGATCACCTGGAGATCATCGCCCATACCGACCAGGTGAGTGTGGTCATTTTCGTCGGCCCCCACCAGCCGAGCGGCGCCGGCGACACCTTGAAGTTTTTCGACGACTTCCTGACCTCGCGGCGGGAGGATTTCCTCATCCAGCGCCTGTTCAATCTCGTCAACAACTATACCGTGACCATGGCCGGCCTCAACAAGGTCACCATCCACGCCGACAGGGGCCATGTTTCGTTTTTCCACTTAAACGGCGCGCTGTCGTGCGACTACCGTATCGTGGGCGAAGGCACGTTGTTCGAGAACGCCTTTGCCGAGCTCGGCACGGTTCCCAAGGGCGGCGGCGGCTATTTTCTGTCGCGCCTGCTCGGCGGCGGCAAGGCGGGCGAAGTGCTCCAATGGCCGCGTTTTTCCGCCGAAGAGGCGCTCGACCTCGGCATCGTGGACAAGATCGTGCCCGCCGACCGCATCGAGGAAGAAGCGATCAAGGTCGCCCACAATTACCGGGAGCCGCAGGTTTCCACCATGCTGGCCATCCGCAAGCTGCTCAAAAGCGACCTGGGCGATTTGCGCCGGTCCCTGGAACTCGAGGATCTGTTGATTCTCAACCGCGTGAATTCGCCGGAATTCAAGAAGGCCATGGCCGAACGACGGGCCGCCCGGGAGGCCGCCGGAGCGTGA
- a CDS encoding Lrp/AsnC family transcriptional regulator, protein MTTKAAKTELTDTDREILKRVQGSLPDSATPYADIAAAAGTDEAHVIALLSRMTASGEIRRFGATLKHQKAGFGANVMVAWYVSEEDVDRMGAIMSKRPEISHCYHRINCLDWPYNLYTMIHGRNQDDCQAVVEALCRETGLDDYAMLFSLKELKKVSMRYF, encoded by the coding sequence ATGACCACGAAAGCGGCGAAAACCGAACTGACGGACACCGACAGGGAAATTCTCAAACGGGTGCAGGGCAGCCTGCCCGACTCGGCCACGCCCTATGCCGACATTGCCGCGGCCGCGGGCACGGACGAAGCCCATGTCATCGCCCTGCTCTCCCGCATGACCGCGTCCGGGGAGATCCGGCGGTTCGGGGCCACGCTCAAGCACCAGAAAGCCGGGTTCGGGGCCAACGTCATGGTGGCCTGGTACGTGTCCGAGGAAGACGTGGACCGCATGGGCGCCATCATGTCCAAGCGTCCGGAAATCAGCCACTGCTACCACCGGATCAACTGCCTGGACTGGCCGTACAATCTTTACACCATGATCCACGGCCGCAACCAGGACGATTGCCAGGCCGTGGTCGAGGCGCTTTGCCGCGAGACGGGCCTCGACGACTACGCCATGCTTTTCAGCCTCAAGGAACTCAAGAAAGTCAGTATGCGCTATTTCTAG